A genomic segment from Thermostichus lividus PCC 6715 encodes:
- a CDS encoding thioredoxin family protein, producing the protein MARTESTMLALGTPAPDFQLPDVVTGQTISLGTFAEKKALLVMFICRHCPYVKHVEKELARLGQDYKDSDLGIVAISANDAAAYPDDAPDSLKAMAMELGFTFPLCYDESQETAKAYTAACTPDFFLFDGDRKLVYRGQLDDSRPRNDAPVTGKDLRQAIDTVLSGGTPSEDQKPSLGCNIKWKPGNEPAYYG; encoded by the coding sequence ATGGCACGAACAGAATCCACAATGCTGGCCTTGGGTACCCCAGCACCCGACTTTCAACTCCCCGATGTGGTGACCGGACAAACCATTTCCCTGGGTACCTTTGCCGAGAAAAAGGCGCTCTTGGTGATGTTTATCTGCCGCCATTGCCCCTATGTCAAACATGTCGAAAAGGAACTGGCTCGACTGGGACAGGACTACAAAGACAGTGACTTGGGTATTGTGGCGATCAGCGCCAATGATGCAGCCGCTTACCCAGATGATGCCCCCGACTCCCTCAAGGCCATGGCAATGGAATTGGGGTTTACCTTTCCCCTGTGCTACGACGAGAGTCAAGAAACTGCTAAGGCCTATACCGCGGCGTGCACCCCAGACTTCTTCCTCTTCGATGGCGATCGCAAACTGGTTTACCGTGGGCAATTAGACGATAGCCGCCCCCGCAACGATGCACCAGTGACCGGCAAAGACCTGCGGCAGGCAATTGACACTGTTTTAAGCGGTGGCACCCCCAGCGAGGATCAAAAACCAAGTCTGGGCTGTAATATCAAGTGGAAACCGGGGAACGAACCAGCCTACTACGGTTAA
- a CDS encoding BamA/TamA family outer membrane protein: protein MKKQPSPLLPMLPVAAALKTVTMAITAGAIALGTVGLAAVHAQDTPAPPAVTPPPEPTPTPEAEPPATTSTPAVPPPSVSQPAADEPQVLIAEVVVEGATPELEQLVYQVITTRPGGTATRSQLQQDTNAIFATGFFADVNAQPSDTPLGVRITFVVRPYPILRAVQVAGNQVLSQERVSEIFAPQVGRNINLKQLQEGIEQINAFYKDNGYILGQVVGTPQVDPDGVVTLQVAEGVVEAVTYRFLNKDGEPTRQHTRDFVISREMDTQPGVVLNQNVVQGDLRRLFELGLFEDVQVALEPGQDPRKVNLILNFKERNTGSISAGAGYSSAAGLFGTVAFQQNNLFGRNWKFGVEAQGGTEGEFLFDVNFTDPWIKGDPYRTSYTVSAFNRLNVPYTFSNGPINVPLPNGDLPRINRLGSAIFFTRPFTKDRDLVRTAWTGSVGLQYQRVTSMDGGFVRFDTDKLGNCLTFPDNGVCRGFNDLFTVQAAILRDLRNDVLRPTSGQVIRLGVDQSLPLGAGNILMSPVRGSYSFYIPVNFLRIEGPQTLAFNIQAGNIFGDLPPYESFTIGGANSVRGWEEGAIGSGRAFVQGTVEYRFPIFNIVGGALFFDGASLLGTQSSVPGQPGIVRGKPGEGLGYGAGLRVNTPLGNVRVDFGWNNEGGNAFSFGIGERF from the coding sequence GTGAAAAAGCAACCTTCTCCCCTTTTGCCAATGCTGCCTGTGGCGGCTGCTCTCAAAACCGTGACCATGGCCATCACGGCGGGGGCAATTGCCCTTGGCACCGTTGGTCTAGCGGCTGTACACGCCCAAGATACGCCCGCGCCACCAGCAGTCACCCCACCACCTGAGCCAACCCCTACCCCAGAAGCAGAGCCTCCCGCCACTACGTCCACACCGGCAGTGCCACCGCCCTCTGTCAGCCAACCTGCCGCTGACGAACCCCAAGTTCTCATTGCTGAAGTGGTGGTGGAAGGGGCAACCCCCGAACTCGAGCAACTGGTCTATCAGGTGATCACCACCCGTCCGGGAGGCACTGCCACTCGCAGTCAACTCCAGCAGGACACCAACGCCATTTTTGCAACCGGTTTCTTTGCGGATGTCAATGCCCAGCCCAGCGACACACCTCTTGGGGTACGCATTACATTTGTGGTGCGCCCCTATCCTATTTTGCGTGCTGTTCAGGTAGCCGGGAACCAAGTCCTCAGCCAAGAGCGCGTCAGTGAAATTTTTGCCCCCCAAGTGGGTCGCAATATTAACCTGAAGCAATTGCAAGAAGGCATTGAGCAAATTAATGCCTTTTACAAAGACAATGGCTACATTTTGGGTCAGGTCGTGGGTACCCCCCAAGTGGATCCCGATGGCGTCGTCACGCTACAGGTGGCCGAAGGGGTGGTCGAAGCAGTAACCTACCGCTTTCTGAATAAAGATGGCGAACCCACACGCCAGCACACCCGAGATTTTGTCATCAGCCGCGAAATGGACACCCAGCCCGGTGTGGTTTTGAACCAAAATGTTGTCCAAGGGGATTTGCGCCGTTTATTTGAACTCGGCTTGTTTGAAGATGTACAGGTTGCTCTCGAGCCTGGTCAAGACCCGCGCAAAGTTAATCTGATCCTCAACTTCAAAGAACGCAACACCGGTAGCATTTCTGCTGGGGCAGGCTATAGTTCAGCAGCAGGGCTGTTTGGTACTGTAGCGTTCCAGCAAAATAACCTCTTTGGCCGCAACTGGAAGTTTGGTGTTGAGGCACAGGGGGGTACCGAAGGGGAATTCCTGTTTGATGTGAATTTTACCGATCCTTGGATTAAAGGGGATCCCTATCGCACCTCCTATACCGTGAGTGCCTTCAACCGCTTAAACGTTCCCTATACCTTTAGTAATGGCCCAATTAATGTCCCTCTGCCCAACGGTGACCTTCCCCGAATTAACCGTTTGGGGTCAGCGATCTTCTTTACACGCCCCTTTACTAAAGATCGGGATTTAGTGCGCACCGCTTGGACTGGCTCGGTGGGGCTACAGTACCAGCGGGTTACCTCGATGGATGGGGGCTTCGTTCGCTTTGACACAGATAAGTTGGGAAATTGCTTAACCTTTCCGGATAATGGGGTTTGCCGCGGCTTTAACGACCTCTTTACAGTGCAAGCAGCCATTTTGCGAGATTTACGCAATGACGTGCTGCGACCCACCAGTGGCCAAGTCATTCGCTTGGGGGTAGATCAGTCGCTGCCGCTGGGGGCAGGCAATATTTTGATGAGCCCTGTCCGTGGTAGCTACAGCTTTTATATTCCTGTGAATTTCTTGAGAATTGAGGGGCCGCAAACCCTCGCATTTAACATCCAAGCAGGGAATATCTTCGGTGATTTACCCCCCTACGAGTCCTTTACGATTGGTGGGGCAAACTCGGTGCGTGGTTGGGAAGAGGGAGCCATTGGATCGGGGCGTGCCTTTGTGCAGGGCACCGTGGAGTATCGCTTTCCCATTTTCAATATTGTGGGTGGTGCCCTATTTTTTGATGGTGCCAGTTTGCTAGGCACCCAGTCCAGTGTGCCCGGTCAACCCGGCATTGTGCGGGGCAAACCCGGTGAAGGCTTAGGCTATGGTGCAGGTCTGCGGGTCAACACTCCCTTGGGGAATGTGCGGGTGGACTTCGGCTGGAACAATGAAGGGGGAAATGCCTTTAGTTTCGGCATTGGTGAACGCTTCTAG
- the lpxC gene encoding UDP-3-O-acyl-N-acetylglucosamine deacetylase, translated as MHTAPLPTAVDSSCQHTLAAPQHWSGVGLHSGCEVSVTLQPAPANSGRCFVRVDLPQHPKIPARIDHVQSTQLATELVGAGASVRTVEHLLAALAIAGVDNVVIEVSGAEVPVLDGSAQPWLDGILAVGLAAQEAQRPCGALREPITLYEGDAFVSAVPAPATRVSYGIDFAYVAIGRQWCSFSPAELATEIAPARTFGFAEQVEYLRAQGLIQGGSLDNALVCSATGWLNPPLRFADEPVRHKLLDFWGDLALLGVPPTAHYVAYKASHHLHTQLARAIAPRLSPASTHSRL; from the coding sequence ATGCACACTGCACCATTGCCAACTGCGGTTGACTCGTCGTGCCAACACACCTTGGCGGCACCCCAGCACTGGTCAGGGGTTGGCTTGCACTCTGGGTGTGAGGTTAGCGTCACCCTGCAGCCAGCCCCAGCCAACAGCGGTCGCTGCTTTGTACGGGTAGATTTACCTCAGCACCCCAAAATTCCTGCCCGGATTGACCACGTACAATCGACACAATTGGCCACAGAGCTGGTAGGCGCTGGCGCAAGTGTTCGCACGGTGGAGCACTTACTCGCAGCACTGGCGATCGCCGGTGTGGACAACGTCGTCATTGAAGTGTCAGGGGCGGAAGTTCCTGTCCTCGATGGCTCAGCGCAACCATGGCTGGATGGCATACTCGCTGTGGGGCTGGCGGCACAGGAGGCACAGCGTCCCTGTGGTGCGCTCAGAGAACCCATTACCCTTTACGAGGGCGACGCCTTTGTCAGTGCTGTGCCTGCTCCCGCAACCCGGGTAAGCTACGGGATTGACTTTGCCTATGTAGCCATTGGTCGTCAGTGGTGTAGCTTTAGCCCTGCCGAGCTAGCAACAGAGATTGCCCCCGCGCGTACCTTTGGCTTTGCTGAGCAGGTGGAGTATTTGCGTGCCCAAGGCTTGATTCAAGGCGGGAGTTTAGACAATGCCCTTGTGTGCAGTGCAACAGGATGGCTCAATCCACCACTACGGTTTGCCGATGAGCCAGTGCGTCACAAGCTACTAGACTTCTGGGGAGATTTGGCTCTTTTGGGGGTTCCCCCCACTGCCCATTACGTGGCCTACAAAGCCAGCCATCACCTGCATACTCAACTGGCAAGGGCGATCGCCCCCCGTCTGTCCCCAGCTAGCACCCATTCTCGCCTATGA
- the fabZ gene encoding 3-hydroxyacyl-ACP dehydratase FabZ — MATLTELPPTSPVLSVTDLQQLLPHRYPFLLVDRVIDYVPQKYAVGLKNVTINEPFFQGHFPGRPIMPGVLIVEALAQVGGVVLMQMDWAKDKLSVFAGIDKVRFRRPVVPGDQLILRADLLVVKQQRIGKMQGRAEVNGQLVCEGEMMFSLVD, encoded by the coding sequence ATGGCCACCTTGACCGAATTGCCTCCCACCTCGCCCGTCCTGAGTGTTACCGACCTGCAACAGTTACTCCCCCACCGTTATCCCTTTCTCCTTGTGGATCGGGTGATTGACTATGTCCCCCAAAAGTATGCCGTGGGGCTGAAGAACGTAACCATCAACGAACCATTTTTTCAGGGGCATTTTCCGGGTCGCCCTATTATGCCGGGGGTGTTAATTGTCGAAGCCCTTGCCCAAGTGGGGGGGGTGGTGCTGATGCAAATGGACTGGGCGAAAGATAAGCTCTCAGTCTTCGCGGGAATTGATAAGGTGCGTTTTCGGCGACCGGTTGTGCCGGGGGATCAGTTAATTCTGCGCGCAGACTTGCTCGTGGTGAAGCAGCAGCGTATCGGCAAAATGCAAGGCCGTGCTGAAGTCAATGGCCAATTGGTATGTGAAGGCGAGATGATGTTCTCCCTTGTGGACTAG
- the lpxA gene encoding acyl-ACP--UDP-N-acetylglucosamine O-acyltransferase, whose protein sequence is MQTLIHPTAVIHPNAELDPTVQVGPYAVIGEQVRVGAHTQIGAHVIIEGPTDVGVGNRIFPGAVIGTISQDQKYTGANSALRIGDYNTIREYVTINRANGEGDATIIGNHNLLLAYVHVAHDCVIEDQVVITNAASIAGHVCIESKARIGGMVGIHQFVHIGRLAMVGAMARVDRDVPPYMLVEGHPARVRALNQVGLRRSGVSDSEMRDLKEAFRILYRRDLPLTEAIAQLGMLPPSEHLDHLQRFLTYAREEGRRGLTPSGRSTLD, encoded by the coding sequence ATGCAAACGCTGATCCATCCTACTGCCGTTATTCACCCCAACGCTGAACTGGATCCTACCGTCCAAGTGGGTCCCTATGCGGTTATTGGCGAGCAGGTGCGAGTGGGGGCGCATACGCAAATTGGCGCGCACGTGATTATTGAAGGCCCAACGGATGTAGGGGTGGGAAACCGCATCTTTCCGGGGGCAGTGATTGGCACTATCTCGCAGGATCAAAAATATACTGGCGCAAACAGTGCCCTGCGGATTGGGGATTACAACACGATTCGCGAGTATGTGACCATTAACCGTGCCAATGGCGAGGGGGATGCAACGATCATTGGCAATCATAACTTGCTGTTGGCCTACGTTCATGTCGCCCACGACTGCGTCATTGAAGATCAGGTCGTGATTACCAACGCAGCCTCTATCGCTGGTCACGTCTGCATTGAATCCAAAGCCCGCATTGGTGGCATGGTGGGGATTCATCAGTTTGTCCACATTGGCCGGTTGGCGATGGTGGGAGCAATGGCACGGGTAGATCGGGATGTCCCCCCCTATATGCTTGTGGAGGGTCACCCTGCCCGGGTGCGTGCCCTCAACCAAGTGGGACTGCGGCGGTCTGGGGTGAGTGACAGTGAGATGCGAGATCTCAAAGAGGCGTTTCGTATTCTTTACCGTCGGGATTTACCCTTGACAGAGGCGATCGCCCAGTTAGGGATGCTCCCACCCTCTGAACACTTAGATCATTTGCAGCGGTTTTTAACCTATGCCCGCGAAGAAGGGCGGCGCGGCTTAACCCCCAGTGGGCGCTCCACCCTAGACTAG
- a CDS encoding tRNA (cytidine(34)-2'-O)-methyltransferase, with translation MPAVVLIHPQIPPNTGNIARTCAATQTPLHLIEPLGFELSDRYLKRAGLDYWPYVELYCHTGWDTFLQTHQSSMGGRLIAFEPAAETLYWDFRFAPTDWLVFGSEPDGIPEAVLQTCDAYLTIPMWQSAVRSLNLSASVAIALMEAYRQLHQHHAGNFPPKSLH, from the coding sequence ATGCCCGCTGTTGTCCTTATCCATCCGCAAATTCCACCAAATACAGGTAATATTGCCCGCACCTGCGCAGCAACTCAGACCCCCTTGCACCTGATTGAGCCGTTGGGGTTTGAACTGAGCGATCGCTACCTCAAGCGTGCCGGTCTCGACTATTGGCCCTACGTGGAACTCTATTGCCACACGGGTTGGGACACCTTTTTGCAAACACATCAATCCTCCATGGGCGGGCGACTCATCGCCTTTGAACCGGCGGCGGAAACCCTCTACTGGGATTTTCGGTTTGCTCCCACCGATTGGCTGGTGTTTGGCAGCGAACCCGATGGCATTCCTGAAGCCGTCTTGCAGACCTGCGATGCCTATCTCACGATTCCCATGTGGCAATCTGCCGTGCGGAGCTTAAACCTCTCTGCCTCGGTGGCGATCGCCTTGATGGAAGCCTACCGCCAACTCCATCAGCACCACGCAGGGAATTTCCCCCCCAAGTCGCTACACTAA
- a CDS encoding DUF3285 domain-containing protein: MTNSPTPDAKPSYVKLAMRNMVRKGGKSLTHFALTSLGLLAVLVSLSYLTR; encoded by the coding sequence ATGACCAACTCTCCTACCCCAGATGCCAAGCCGAGCTACGTCAAATTAGCCATGCGCAATATGGTACGCAAGGGCGGTAAATCTCTGACCCACTTTGCCCTTACGAGCTTGGGGTTACTGGCAGTGCTCGTCAGCTTATCCTATCTCACCCGCTAA
- the ybeY gene encoding rRNA maturation RNase YbeY, with product MSVTVYVEVHQPLPGIDLAALPWQQWLQIWLHMVEPASARSYELTLRFTSDQAIQRLNHQFRHRDQPTDVLAFATRDEGVSLAPGEPEYLGDVIISVETAIQQAQVGQHPPLSEVAWLASHGLLHLLGWDHPDATQLAAMLAQQAQCLQAVGLAPPPLIFSGDYVHDDQTKGG from the coding sequence ATGAGCGTAACCGTCTATGTAGAAGTGCATCAGCCCCTGCCGGGGATTGATCTGGCGGCATTGCCTTGGCAGCAGTGGCTACAGATATGGCTACACATGGTGGAACCCGCGAGTGCCCGCAGCTATGAACTAACACTGCGCTTTACATCGGATCAAGCAATTCAACGCCTCAACCACCAGTTTCGCCATCGCGACCAACCCACCGATGTTCTGGCCTTTGCCACAAGGGATGAGGGGGTATCCCTCGCCCCTGGGGAACCTGAGTACCTCGGAGATGTCATTATTTCTGTGGAGACTGCTATCCAACAGGCTCAGGTAGGTCAGCACCCGCCACTTAGCGAAGTGGCATGGTTGGCCTCTCATGGTTTGTTACACCTCTTAGGCTGGGATCACCCAGATGCAACACAGTTAGCAGCCATGCTGGCACAACAAGCGCAGTGCTTGCAGGCAGTGGGTTTAGCGCCTCCACCCTTGATCTTCTCTGGAGATTACGTTCATGATGATCAAACGAAAGGGGGATGA
- a CDS encoding diacylglycerol kinase family protein, translated as MTQKLLAAYAEKTSGTLHLRQRSYRMATSLMSSFRYAWAGVQYAFQTQRNFRIHTAIAVTAIALGSLLRLSPVELAVIILTIAVVMGLELINTALEAVVDLTVGKEYHDLARIAKDCAAGAVLVGATAALAVAAALILPPLVYPVLRTLF; from the coding sequence ATGACACAAAAATTACTTGCGGCCTACGCAGAAAAAACGAGTGGAACACTACACCTGCGACAGCGCTCCTATCGGATGGCTACGTCTTTAATGAGTAGTTTCCGCTATGCGTGGGCAGGGGTGCAGTATGCATTCCAAACTCAGCGGAATTTCCGGATTCACACCGCTATTGCCGTGACGGCGATCGCCCTTGGTAGCCTTCTAAGGTTGTCACCGGTGGAACTGGCAGTCATTATCCTCACAATTGCCGTTGTGATGGGCTTAGAACTCATCAATACCGCCCTAGAGGCAGTGGTGGATCTCACGGTTGGCAAGGAGTACCATGACCTCGCCCGTATTGCCAAAGACTGTGCTGCAGGTGCTGTCCTTGTGGGCGCTACCGCCGCACTAGCGGTTGCCGCCGCCTTAATTTTACCGCCCTTGGTCTATCCTGTTTTGAGAACGCTGTTTTAG
- a CDS encoding FAD-binding oxidoreductase gives MKQTLIALLGEAAITAVSDLGDRHPHLRGYLPEAAFIVTPPTPEQGAAVVACAHREGWRVLALGAGTKLNWLGGHPKVDLFLRTTAWQQVIDHAAADMTVTTQVGIRFQHLQHQLARAGQWIAADPLYQDTATLGGCLATQANGTLRHRYGSWRDQCLGVQFIRSDGQLVKAGGRVVKNVAGYDLMKLLVGSYGSLGILTEVTLRVYPLPDAVQRWQLHGDPAALATGLDALLASSLTPVRFDLVLEPSGRLLLDLEFHTLREVIASGTLGDRLADIATASQLSLHLQEPAGILLNPTPEQVILKVGLCPRDALKGLIYLHQEASRLHCECRATVAIAQGIGYAYLHGDTAALEQLIRSLRQWVQRGYVTLLAAPLSLKQQLDPWDYRGNALELMRTLKQQLDATGVFGAGAFVGGL, from the coding sequence ATGAAACAGACACTGATAGCACTGCTGGGGGAGGCAGCAATTACAGCGGTGAGCGACCTAGGCGATCGCCATCCCCACTTACGCGGTTACCTTCCGGAAGCAGCCTTTATTGTCACCCCTCCTACCCCTGAGCAAGGGGCAGCGGTAGTGGCCTGCGCCCATCGTGAGGGCTGGCGGGTGTTAGCCCTCGGAGCCGGCACGAAACTCAATTGGCTAGGGGGACACCCCAAGGTTGATCTTTTTTTGCGGACAACGGCGTGGCAACAGGTCATTGATCATGCTGCTGCCGACATGACGGTTACCACCCAAGTGGGAATTCGCTTTCAGCACCTTCAGCACCAGTTAGCCAGAGCCGGTCAATGGATTGCGGCGGATCCGCTTTACCAAGACACTGCAACCCTTGGCGGGTGTTTGGCCACCCAAGCTAACGGGACGCTGCGCCACCGCTATGGTTCTTGGCGCGATCAATGTCTTGGGGTGCAGTTTATTCGTAGTGATGGTCAACTGGTGAAAGCGGGCGGGCGGGTGGTTAAAAATGTGGCGGGCTATGACCTGATGAAGTTGCTGGTGGGTAGCTATGGCAGCTTGGGGATTCTCACAGAGGTAACCTTACGGGTCTATCCATTGCCAGATGCGGTTCAGCGGTGGCAGTTACACGGGGATCCTGCCGCATTGGCCACTGGGCTAGACGCCCTCTTGGCAAGTTCGCTGACCCCGGTGCGATTTGATCTAGTTTTGGAGCCCAGTGGTCGGCTGTTGCTGGATCTAGAATTCCATACCCTGCGGGAGGTTATAGCCAGCGGCACCTTGGGCGATCGCCTCGCTGACATTGCCACTGCCAGCCAACTGAGCCTACACCTACAAGAACCAGCTGGAATTCTTCTCAACCCAACCCCAGAGCAGGTGATCCTCAAGGTAGGCCTGTGCCCTAGGGATGCCCTCAAGGGGCTGATCTATCTCCACCAAGAGGCCAGCCGCTTGCATTGTGAGTGTCGCGCCACGGTGGCGATCGCCCAAGGGATCGGCTATGCCTATCTCCATGGTGATACCGCAGCCTTAGAGCAACTCATTCGCAGTCTGCGCCAGTGGGTGCAGCGGGGCTATGTCACCCTTTTGGCCGCGCCGCTGTCCTTAAAGCAGCAGCTTGACCCTTGGGACTATCGCGGCAATGCCCTTGAATTGATGCGGACTCTTAAGCAACAATTGGATGCAACGGGTGTCTTTGGTGCTGGCGCTTTTGTTGGTGGTCTCTAA
- a CDS encoding (Fe-S)-binding protein gives MTAIDPVAGFDRHSPPDPTLIDACVHCGFCLATCPSYRILGTEADSPRGRIYLMDAINNGEAPLAAVANHFDTCLGCLACVTTCPSGVQYDKLISATRAQVQRNYPRAPVARLFRQFIFQTLPYPNRLRPLLLPLWLYQRLGLAALERRVGGLTRLLPKPLAAMYAMLPPLSAASFRDTYPTVIPAQGKRRGRVGVILGCVQRLFLPEVNDATIAVLSANGFDVVVPPQQGCCGALPHHQGEEAQAQALARRMIDCFAAAAVDNVLINASGCGHTLKEYHHLLAQDPDYGDRARHFVAKVDDVQVFLATKGLVTPLHPLSDRPLTLVYQDACHMIHGQKIRLEPRQLLRQIPQVQLREPIDAALCCGSAGVYNIFQPEVAAELGRQKVRNLLNTRPDVIVSANVGCSVQLKRHLQDQGSRVPVYHPMQLLERSIRGQPLPLGEV, from the coding sequence ATGACAGCCATTGATCCCGTTGCGGGGTTTGACCGCCATTCTCCGCCCGATCCAACCCTTATTGATGCCTGTGTGCACTGTGGGTTTTGCCTCGCAACCTGCCCCAGCTATCGCATCCTTGGCACGGAAGCCGACTCCCCCCGTGGGCGCATCTATCTCATGGATGCCATTAATAACGGTGAAGCCCCCTTGGCAGCGGTGGCCAACCACTTTGACACCTGCTTGGGGTGCCTCGCCTGTGTAACTACATGCCCGTCGGGGGTGCAGTACGACAAGCTGATTAGTGCCACCCGCGCCCAAGTGCAGCGCAATTACCCCCGGGCGCCTGTGGCTCGCCTCTTCCGGCAGTTTATTTTCCAAACCTTGCCCTATCCAAATCGGCTGCGCCCCCTTTTACTGCCCCTATGGCTTTACCAGCGCCTAGGATTAGCGGCACTGGAGCGGCGAGTGGGGGGACTGACGCGCCTGTTACCAAAGCCGTTGGCGGCGATGTATGCCATGCTACCGCCGCTCTCAGCGGCGAGCTTTCGGGATACTTACCCGACGGTAATTCCTGCCCAAGGGAAACGGCGGGGGCGTGTGGGGGTGATTCTGGGCTGTGTGCAGCGACTCTTTTTACCAGAGGTGAACGATGCGACGATCGCCGTTCTGAGTGCCAATGGCTTTGACGTGGTCGTGCCGCCGCAGCAGGGCTGTTGTGGGGCGCTGCCGCACCACCAAGGGGAAGAAGCGCAAGCCCAAGCCCTTGCCCGACGCATGATTGATTGTTTTGCAGCGGCAGCGGTGGATAACGTCCTCATCAATGCCTCGGGGTGTGGACACACCCTCAAGGAGTATCATCACCTGCTGGCTCAGGATCCCGACTATGGCGATCGCGCCCGGCACTTTGTTGCCAAGGTGGACGATGTCCAAGTCTTTTTAGCAACCAAGGGACTGGTGACCCCCCTCCATCCCCTCAGCGATCGCCCCTTGACCTTGGTGTATCAAGATGCCTGCCACATGATCCACGGCCAAAAAATTCGCCTAGAACCGCGCCAACTCCTGCGGCAGATTCCCCAAGTGCAGTTGCGCGAACCCATTGATGCAGCACTGTGCTGTGGCAGTGCCGGGGTCTATAACATTTTTCAGCCTGAGGTGGCCGCAGAACTGGGGCGGCAAAAGGTGCGCAACCTCCTCAACACCCGTCCCGATGTCATTGTCTCTGCCAATGTGGGCTGTAGTGTGCAACTGAAGCGGCACCTGCAGGATCAGGGGAGCCGGGTTCCCGTCTATCACCCCATGCAGTTACTAGAGAGGTCAATTCGTGGCCAACCGCTGCCCCTAGGAGAGGTCTAG
- the nadA gene encoding quinolinate synthase NadA: MFATLARPPLPTDLVAAIQALKQELNAVILAHYYQDPAIQDVADYIGDSLGLSRQAAQTTADVIVFAGVHFMAETAKILNPTKLVLLPDLAAGCSLADSCPPDAFAAFKARHPNHLVISYINCTAEIKALSDIICTSSNAVKIVQQLPADQPLIFAPDRNLGRYVMAQTGRQMVLWEGSCIVHETFSERRILELKAQHPTAQVIAHPECEEGVLRHADFIGSTTALLTYTDTHDQDTFIVVTEPGILHQMQRRHPHKTFIPAPPRDQTCNCNECPFMRLNTLEKLYLCMRDRQPQIDLPEDIRRAALQPIQRMLDLS, encoded by the coding sequence GTGTTTGCCACCCTTGCCCGCCCCCCCCTACCAACAGATTTAGTTGCAGCCATTCAGGCGCTCAAGCAAGAGCTGAACGCTGTTATTTTGGCGCATTACTACCAAGATCCGGCCATTCAAGATGTCGCTGATTATATTGGTGACTCCTTGGGTTTGTCGCGGCAAGCGGCGCAGACGACGGCGGATGTCATTGTCTTTGCTGGGGTTCACTTCATGGCGGAAACGGCCAAAATTCTCAACCCCACGAAGCTGGTGCTACTGCCGGATTTGGCTGCTGGCTGCTCCTTGGCCGATAGCTGCCCCCCAGATGCTTTTGCCGCCTTTAAGGCACGCCACCCCAACCATTTGGTGATCTCCTACATTAACTGCACAGCCGAGATTAAAGCCCTCAGCGATATTATTTGCACCAGTTCCAATGCGGTGAAGATTGTCCAGCAACTGCCAGCGGATCAACCCCTCATTTTTGCCCCCGATCGCAATTTGGGGCGCTATGTGATGGCGCAAACCGGACGGCAGATGGTGCTGTGGGAGGGCAGTTGTATTGTCCATGAAACGTTTTCAGAGCGGCGAATTCTCGAATTAAAAGCCCAGCACCCAACGGCACAGGTTATTGCCCATCCGGAGTGCGAAGAGGGGGTGCTGCGTCATGCCGATTTTATTGGCTCGACCACGGCGCTCCTGACGTACACCGACACCCACGACCAAGATACCTTTATCGTCGTTACCGAACCGGGGATTTTGCACCAAATGCAGCGACGGCATCCCCACAAAACCTTTATCCCTGCTCCGCCTCGCGATCAAACCTGTAACTGCAATGAGTGTCCCTTTATGCGGCTAAATACCCTCGAAAAGCTGTATCTATGTATGCGCGATCGCCAACCCCAGATCGACCTGCCCGAAGATATTCGCCGTGCGGCGCTTCAGCCCATTCAACGGATGCTAGACCTCTCCTAG
- the accB gene encoding acetyl-CoA carboxylase biotin carboxyl carrier protein produces the protein MELDLNQVRELLLMFDQTSVTELNLKSGELELQLRKGEHLSSSSPPVVTAASPPAPPVLAADSEPTPPPANRKTVDIAAPMVGTFYRAPAPDEPPFVEVGDRVTKGQVVCIIEAMKLMNEIESEVNGQVVEILVQNAAPIEYGQPLMRILPN, from the coding sequence GTGGAGCTTGATCTCAACCAAGTACGCGAACTGTTGTTGATGTTTGATCAAACCAGTGTCACCGAACTCAACCTCAAAAGCGGTGAACTGGAACTGCAACTGCGCAAGGGTGAGCACCTCAGTAGCTCTAGCCCGCCAGTGGTTACAGCAGCCTCACCCCCGGCTCCCCCGGTGCTAGCGGCAGACTCAGAACCCACCCCACCCCCGGCCAACCGCAAAACCGTGGATATTGCTGCCCCCATGGTGGGTACGTTTTACCGCGCTCCGGCCCCCGATGAGCCGCCCTTTGTGGAAGTGGGCGATAGGGTCACCAAAGGACAGGTGGTCTGTATTATCGAAGCGATGAAGCTAATGAACGAGATTGAGTCAGAAGTCAACGGCCAAGTGGTTGAGATTCTGGTGCAGAACGCCGCCCCCATTGAATACGGCCAACCCTTAATGCGCATCTTGCCTAACTAA